Part of the Deltaproteobacteria bacterium genome is shown below.
CAGATGAAAACAAGAACGGCTGTTAATTTAACGAATCCGGAGACAACAATTCATATTGAACTTTTTGAAGATAAAATTTTTTATGGGTTTCGAAAAATTCAGGGTTTGGGGGGATTGCCCGCAGGAGTTTCCGGTCGCGTTATGACGCTTCTTTCGGGGGGAATCGATTCACCTGTGGCGGCGTGGCGGATGATGAAACGGGGTTGCGAAGTTTTTTTCGTTCATTTTCATTCCGCTCCTTTTGCTTCGGCCGAATCGGAAGACAAAGCAGTTGAATTGGCGGAGGCTTTGAATGTTTACCAAAAAGGGGGAATTTTAATTTCGGTTCCGTTTGGAGAAATCCAGCGCCAAATTATCTCCAATACTCCGGAGAGTACGCGCGTTTTATTGTATCGACGCATGATGCTCCGGATCGCGGAAAAATTGGCTCACGAACATGGTTGTTTGGCGCTGGTGACGGGAGAAGCTTTGGCGCAGGTGGCCTCCCAAACTCTATCTAATCTCGCCTCGGTTGAAAGTGTGGTAACGATTCCTGTGTTGCGACCTTTAATTGGGATGGACAAAATGGAGATAGTCGATCAGGCGCAAAAAATCGGGACTTTTAATATTTCAATCAAACCGCATGAAGATTGTTGCACTTTTATGATTCCAAAAAGTCCACGCACCCGTTCCAGACCCGAAGAATTGGAGACAGTTGAAAAAAAAATGGATATAGAAGGATCTGTTTTAAAAGGAGTCAAAGAAAGTAAAATTTACGAACTGACTTAAAATTAAAGTCCAAAATTTAAAAATCAAAATGCAAAATAACAAACCAAAATTCAAAAATTTTGAATTGTAATTTTGATTTTTTGCATCCTCTTTGCGGATTCTGGGCGATGGTCGATTAAACAGGGCTAACAGTTTTTTGCTCTCTCCCGCGACCAGATGACAATATAACTCAGCGAAATTGTTTGTTAATTTGTTATTAGCCGCGACCTGGTGCGAGGCTAAGTGTAGTTGAGGCAACTTTTTCGTCTAAAATGCCGATAACTATAATGGAGACGATCTATGTCAACGGTCAGCCGTAAGGTAAGACAACTAAATAAGGCGGATGCAGAGCGTTTTTTAGAGGCTCGTACACAAGGTTTTGGTAATCGCTCCAAAGCTGCTTGTGACGCCGTTATCCTTTCCGAAAGAGAATGTAAACCAACACTTGTTTTGGGAGAGGGAACGGGTTTGGTCGTGACGCCACAAGAGCGGGAACAGCTCGAAAGAGAGGGTTACCCCAAAGAATTTTTAGACGGGATTGTTGGTGTTGATGGAATGGCCGCCTTGGAGAGACGCGCTCGTTGGCTTGGCGAACAGCTCTTTGTGAGAAGCAATCGGGATGATCGTTTCAGTGCCATGAGAGAACTCAGTGAGCTCAGTGATATTTCGGATTTACCAAAAGAAGCTTTTTTGAAAATTTTGGGAGACGAAGATTATATTGTTTCGGCCAAAGCTATTGCCGCATTGGCACACATCGGACCTCGTGTTGTCCCCGATTTAATTCTTATTTTGCAACAGAGTCCAAATGCAAGGGTGCGAGAGGCTACAGTCGAGGTTTTGGGTGAAATAGGTGATAAAACAGCTATGGTAATTCCCATTGTTCTTTCACTGCTTGATCCGGCGCGAGAGCCAGAACTGTGGGTTCGTATAAAAGCCGCTCGCGCTTTAAGACAGATGGTTCCCTATTGTTTGATG
Proteins encoded:
- the thiI gene encoding tRNA 4-thiouridine(8) synthase ThiI; the encoded protein is MQHYLLHYSEIALKFRNRFFFEKALMDSITSRFKDIAPCKLHRLQGRFWLEFKVSPDPQIVSSVLGKIFGLANFIPCSRAGASLEELKQNLDRELEGEKFSSFAVRAKRADKTFPVSSQYVNEEIGHFVQMKTRTAVNLTNPETTIHIELFEDKIFYGFRKIQGLGGLPAGVSGRVMTLLSGGIDSPVAAWRMMKRGCEVFFVHFHSAPFASAESEDKAVELAEALNVYQKGGILISVPFGEIQRQIISNTPESTRVLLYRRMMLRIAEKLAHEHGCLALVTGEALAQVASQTLSNLASVESVVTIPVLRPLIGMDKMEIVDQAQKIGTFNISIKPHEDCCTFMIPKSPRTRSRPEELETVEKKMDIEGSVLKGVKESKIYELT
- a CDS encoding HEAT repeat domain-containing protein, encoding MSTVSRKVRQLNKADAERFLEARTQGFGNRSKAACDAVILSERECKPTLVLGEGTGLVVTPQEREQLEREGYPKEFLDGIVGVDGMAALERRARWLGEQLFVRSNRDDRFSAMRELSELSDISDLPKEAFLKILGDEDYIVSAKAIAALAHIGPRVVPDLILILQQSPNARVREATVEVLGEIGDKTAMVIPIVLSLLDPAREPELWVRIKAARALRQMVPYCLMDNSEFDLKPVMTALDKMARNDPVSSCQREAQNTLAYL